In the Euphorbia lathyris chromosome 5, ddEupLath1.1, whole genome shotgun sequence genome, one interval contains:
- the LOC136230294 gene encoding uncharacterized protein isoform X1 codes for MHTALATMRLLITTSSSSSASLFSFSSLDFPSKSLKTGNSILTHSFPSTRNPHSLCKTTWLCGHTRRDQDMDSWKAEEENMASMFGPDEDKNTPSSIPTQLQSLVEGSSTTVITEYKPAPDVDYLQELLAIQQQGPRSIGFFGTRNMGFMHQELIEILSYALVITKNHIYTSGASGTNAAVIRGALRAEKPELLTVILPQSLEKQPPESQELLAKVKHVIEKPHNDHLPLIEASRLCNMDIISQVQQVICFAFHDSKLLMETCQEAKNMRKIVTLFYLD; via the exons ATGCACACAGCTTTAGCTACTATGAGGCTCTTGATAACcacttcttcttcatcttctgcctcgctattttctttctcttctttagATTTCCCTTCCAAATCCCTTAAAACTGGAAACTCTATTCTCACCCATTCTTTTCCTTCCACCAGAAACCCTCATTCTCTCTGTAAAACGACG TGGCTTTGCGGACATACGAGAAGAGATCAAGACATGGATTCTTGGAAAGCTGAAGAAGAGAATATGGCGTCTATGTTTGGTCCTGATGAAGATAAAAACACGCCAAGCTCAATTCCAACCCAACTCCAATCCCTCGTTGAAGGATCAAGTACAACAGTGATCACAGAGTACAAGCCTGCTCCTGATGTCGACTATCTACAG GAACTACTGGCCATTCAGCAACAAGGCCCTAGATCTATCGGCTTTTTCGGAACACGGAATATGGGATTCATGCATCAAGAGCTCATCGAGATTCTTAGTTATGCTTTGGTTATAACT AAAAATCACATTTATACATCGGGTGCATCTGGGACTAATGCGGCTGTTATCAGAGGTGCTCTCAGGGCAGAGAAGCCTGAGCTGCTTACAGTAATCTTACCTCAAAGTTTGGAAAAGCAACCGCCCGAGAGCCAGGAATTATTGGCAAAA GTGAAGCATGTGATAGAGAAGCCTCACAATGATCATCTACCCCTGATTGAAGCTAGCAG GTTGTGTAATATGGACATCATTTCACAAGTACAGCAAGTCATTTGCTTCGCCTTCCACGATAGCAAGTTGCTGATGGAAACGTGTCAAGAAGCGAAAAACATGCGAAAAATCGTGACATTGTTTTACCTGGATTGA
- the LOC136230294 gene encoding uncharacterized protein isoform X2 has product MDSWKAEEENMASMFGPDEDKNTPSSIPTQLQSLVEGSSTTVITEYKPAPDVDYLQELLAIQQQGPRSIGFFGTRNMGFMHQELIEILSYALVITKNHIYTSGASGTNAAVIRGALRAEKPELLTVILPQSLEKQPPESQELLAKVKHVIEKPHNDHLPLIEASRLCNMDIISQVQQVICFAFHDSKLLMETCQEAKNMRKIVTLFYLD; this is encoded by the exons ATGGATTCTTGGAAAGCTGAAGAAGAGAATATGGCGTCTATGTTTGGTCCTGATGAAGATAAAAACACGCCAAGCTCAATTCCAACCCAACTCCAATCCCTCGTTGAAGGATCAAGTACAACAGTGATCACAGAGTACAAGCCTGCTCCTGATGTCGACTATCTACAG GAACTACTGGCCATTCAGCAACAAGGCCCTAGATCTATCGGCTTTTTCGGAACACGGAATATGGGATTCATGCATCAAGAGCTCATCGAGATTCTTAGTTATGCTTTGGTTATAACT AAAAATCACATTTATACATCGGGTGCATCTGGGACTAATGCGGCTGTTATCAGAGGTGCTCTCAGGGCAGAGAAGCCTGAGCTGCTTACAGTAATCTTACCTCAAAGTTTGGAAAAGCAACCGCCCGAGAGCCAGGAATTATTGGCAAAA GTGAAGCATGTGATAGAGAAGCCTCACAATGATCATCTACCCCTGATTGAAGCTAGCAG GTTGTGTAATATGGACATCATTTCACAAGTACAGCAAGTCATTTGCTTCGCCTTCCACGATAGCAAGTTGCTGATGGAAACGTGTCAAGAAGCGAAAAACATGCGAAAAATCGTGACATTGTTTTACCTGGATTGA
- the LOC136230551 gene encoding acyl carrier protein 2, mitochondrial yields the protein MAARGALLKHLRVNVQIASQIPRPNSGLFALSFNSILRRFSEEVRGSFLDKSEVTDRVVTVVKNFQKVDPSKVTTSAHFQNDLGLDSLDTVEVVMALEEEFGFEIPDNEADKISSIDLAVDFIASHPQAK from the exons ATGGCGGCGAGAGGAGCATTGCTTAAGCACTTGAGAGTTAACGTGCAGATTGCATCTCAAATCCCTAGACCTAACAGCGGTCTCTTCGCCCTCTCCTTTAATTCGATACTCCGCCGTTTCTCCGAGGAGGTAAGAGGTTCCTTCCTCGATAAATCTGAGGTCACAGATCGTGTCGTCACTGTTGTCAAGAACTTCCAGAAGGTCGATCCTTCAAAG GTGACAACAAGTGCACATTTTCAGAATGACCTTGGATTAGATAGTTTGGATACAGTAGAAGTCGTCATGGCTCTAGAAGAAGAGTTTGGGTTTGAGATCCCTGATAATGAAGCAGACAAGATCAGTAGCATTGACCTTGCTGTTGATTTCATAGCTTCACACCCTCAGGCAAAGTAA